One Thermincola ferriacetica DNA segment encodes these proteins:
- a CDS encoding HpcH/HpaI aldolase family protein, producing the protein MTLNRMFEKKQVVFGPFLKLPNPALVEIIGIAGFDFVIIDCEHGPLDMLVAEEMVRAAKLSGLSAVIRVSENNPALISRALDIGADAVQVPQVSTRTDAEKVVQAAKFAPLGERGVCRYVRAAGYSSVDRQAYFTLANQNTRTIIHIEGEEGMENIQDILQVEGIDVIFIGPYDLSQSLGLPGQVDHPLVVARMREIIDRAREAGKIVGTFVDDVDAARKWLALGVQYIAYSVDTGIIYQSFKEIADSLYQGVGDEGNA; encoded by the coding sequence ATGACGCTGAACAGGATGTTTGAAAAAAAACAGGTGGTTTTCGGTCCCTTCTTAAAATTGCCGAACCCTGCCCTTGTAGAGATTATTGGCATCGCAGGTTTTGATTTTGTAATCATTGATTGTGAGCACGGACCGTTAGATATGCTGGTGGCCGAAGAGATGGTCAGGGCGGCCAAATTATCGGGTCTCTCGGCTGTTATTAGGGTTTCAGAAAACAACCCTGCGTTGATATCCAGGGCACTGGATATCGGGGCAGATGCGGTACAGGTACCCCAGGTAAGTACCCGAACCGATGCCGAGAAGGTTGTGCAGGCCGCCAAGTTTGCTCCCCTGGGTGAACGGGGCGTTTGCAGGTATGTACGCGCTGCAGGCTATTCTTCGGTGGACCGGCAGGCCTATTTTACTCTGGCCAACCAAAACACCCGGACCATTATTCACATCGAAGGGGAAGAAGGGATGGAAAACATCCAGGATATTCTCCAGGTTGAGGGCATTGATGTCATATTTATCGGCCCCTACGATTTATCCCAGTCCCTGGGTTTGCCCGGTCAGGTTGACCACCCCCTGGTGGTTGCCAGGATGCGGGAAATTATTGACCGGGCCCGGGAAGCGGGTAAAATCGTAGGTACCTTTGTGGATGATGTTGACGCGGCCAGGAAATGGCTGGCCTTAGGGGTTCAGTACATTGCTTATTCCGTTGATACGGGAATCATATACCAATCTTTTAAAGAAATTGCAGACAGCTTATACCAGGGAGTAGGAGATGAAGGTAATGCGTAA
- a CDS encoding sugar kinase: protein MSKKVVTFGEIMLRLSTPGYQRFVQAESFDVTYGGGESNVAVSLANFGEDAYFVTKVPDNPIGQSAINHLRRFGVKTDYIARGGERLGIYFLETGASQRPSKVVYDRANSAIATAVEGDFDWQQIFSGAAWFHFTGITPALSDSAARLTLAAARVAKEMGLTVSCDLNYRKKLWSTEKARQVMTELMQYVDVAIGNEEDAEKVFGIKADNTDITSGELSREGYKDVARKLAEKFGFKYVAITLRESYSASDNGWSGMLYDGKDYYFSRKYNIRIVDRVGGGDSFVGGLLYALLNDYTPEDAVNFAAAASCLKHTILGDFNHVTVEEVKNLMSGDGSGRVQR, encoded by the coding sequence ATGAGTAAGAAGGTAGTAACATTCGGGGAAATCATGTTGCGGTTGTCCACACCCGGATATCAGAGATTTGTACAGGCGGAGAGCTTTGATGTTACATACGGAGGCGGGGAGTCCAATGTGGCGGTATCCCTGGCCAACTTTGGCGAAGATGCTTACTTTGTGACCAAGGTACCTGATAATCCAATAGGCCAGAGCGCTATTAACCACCTCCGGAGGTTTGGGGTTAAAACGGACTATATTGCCAGGGGCGGCGAAAGGTTGGGTATCTACTTCCTTGAGACCGGCGCTTCCCAGCGTCCCTCCAAAGTAGTTTACGACCGGGCCAATTCAGCTATTGCTACGGCTGTAGAAGGAGACTTTGACTGGCAACAGATTTTTTCCGGTGCTGCATGGTTCCACTTTACCGGGATAACGCCTGCCCTGAGTGATTCTGCTGCCAGACTTACCCTGGCAGCAGCCAGAGTTGCCAAGGAAATGGGCCTGACTGTAAGCTGTGACCTGAATTATAGGAAAAAACTATGGTCAACGGAAAAAGCCCGCCAGGTGATGACCGAATTGATGCAGTACGTCGACGTGGCAATAGGTAACGAAGAGGATGCGGAAAAAGTTTTTGGCATCAAAGCGGACAATACTGATATTACTTCCGGTGAATTGAGCAGGGAAGGATATAAAGATGTAGCGCGGAAACTGGCGGAGAAGTTCGGTTTTAAATATGTGGCTATCACCCTGCGGGAAAGCTATTCTGCTTCTGATAACGGCTGGTCTGGTATGCTCTATGACGGAAAAGACTATTATTTCTCCAGGAAATACAACATCAGAATTGTGGACCGAGTTGGCGGTGGCGATTCTTTTGTGGGCGGACTGCTCTACGCGTTGCTAAACGACTATACACCAGAAGATGCCGTTAATTTTGCTGCTGCTGCTTCATGTCTGAAGCACACGATTTTGGGCGATTTTAATCACGTTACTGTTGAAGAAGTAAAAAACCTCATGTCCGGCGATGGTTCAGGCAGGGTTCAGAGGTAA
- a CDS encoding bifunctional 4-hydroxy-2-oxoglutarate aldolase/2-dehydro-3-deoxy-phosphogluconate aldolase: protein MRKMEILQRIIDTGIVAVVRADSPEKAELISDACIRGGVNAIEITFTVPGADEVIRILRKKFSREELLVGAGTVLDAETARIAILAGAEFVVSPSFNLETAKLCNRYQVPYMPGCMTVTETITAMEAGADIIKVFPGDVYGPRIIKDIKGPLPQASLMPTGGVSLQNVGEWIKAGAIAVGVGSDLTAGARRGDYDEVTRTASLFVEAVKAARKAG from the coding sequence ATGCGTAAGATGGAAATTTTACAGAGAATAATTGATACCGGAATTGTAGCAGTTGTGCGAGCGGACAGCCCCGAAAAGGCGGAGTTGATTTCCGATGCCTGTATCAGGGGGGGTGTTAATGCGATAGAAATAACCTTTACGGTGCCAGGCGCCGACGAAGTGATCAGGATTCTCCGGAAGAAATTTTCCAGGGAAGAATTGCTGGTAGGAGCGGGAACGGTTTTGGATGCTGAGACTGCCCGGATTGCCATACTGGCGGGCGCTGAGTTTGTTGTCAGTCCGTCTTTTAATCTGGAAACAGCCAAATTATGCAATCGTTACCAGGTACCTTACATGCCTGGCTGCATGACTGTAACCGAAACCATTACCGCTATGGAGGCAGGAGCCGATATAATCAAGGTTTTTCCCGGTGACGTATATGGACCCCGGATAATTAAAGATATCAAAGGCCCGTTGCCCCAGGCCTCGCTAATGCCTACGGGTGGGGTGAGCCTGCAGAATGTGGGTGAATGGATTAAGGCTGGCGCCATTGCTGTCGGTGTGGGATCGGACCTAACGGCAGGAGCCAGGCGGGGAGATTACGATGAAGTGACCAGGACCGCCAGTCTCTTTGTGGAAGCGGTTAAAGCGGCGAGGAAGGCCGGTTAA